The Lytechinus pictus isolate F3 Inbred chromosome 17, Lp3.0, whole genome shotgun sequence genome contains a region encoding:
- the LOC135157358 gene encoding uncharacterized protein LOC135157358, with the protein MSDAGQPRDAGESSTVREMRQEDDQDVQPGDSASQCGSHTSSASSSKLRLMARKAALAAEAAAMEERQNLELEEFRLTQRKLRLSMQTKLRIAEAEERVYLDFETNKFGVSLPEKEDETLPYPSDNMAMRTPENTVPRSSETAVARSSEAAVHTTTSKPVVASDSSWNNNGKGDKISANQSRNENSDLINLMRQSQKQQQHLLEAMQLPKAELTCYEGDPLGFWEFWRSFEDSVDATLVEDRTKLTRLLHYCKGEPKRLLSPCLLMPTMQGYSTAKHLLQERYGNPVIITEAWVKKITNGKSIGPQDRNALRALADDMSVCLMSFRAMGFEHELSPQKVLLPIAERLPYHLKGKWLNRVGVLRRQNRIPGFEDMMYFVQEAAQEINDPVYGGLMSSKSDQRKSTSGGKPKGSFSTSSSSKPAEPGCFECKGDHKLWDCKQFKDMMPKDRLRLARKKGLCFNCLRPGHMTGACKSKMTCSVEGCSRKHNKLLHTSEPAGDQNSEGDAQNNSVEVEASCNSTGAGRRSVLPIVPVRVRAEGGKQVLKTYALLDSGSTSTFCLTSLVRRLGVKGVKEKLLLTTLERKESIVHTEAVSLVVDTGDDSKRVKLPCVYTKDSINVKGIHMAKYEEIKGLTHLKGINIPLATEEEVGLIIGQDVPEALFPLEIRKGKEGPYAISTCLGWTLHGPLNTTEKKEKEIYATSTFIEGDLCLEKQLEKFWKLETADPLKEERGMSRNDVKALAEWEQGICTEDGHYQLPIPFKRRPPNLQNNRWLAQRRLESLGRKLNQSDGLLQKYADGITDLLEKGYAEEVNEQEENKNQCEWYLPHHAVFHPQKPGKVRIVFDCAAEWKGLSLNKVVYQGPDLTNKLIGVLLRFRSAPVALMADVEAMFHQVRVPAADRDVLRFLWWPRGNMKENPLTYRMCVHLFGGTWSPSVCSYALRRTAEDFETEFSPDVARIVKHNFYVDDCLVAVPDEDAAIRIATELRSLLQKKGFRLTKWISNRTKVLQSIPEEERAKQVKGLDLNREPLPVERALGINWDVQEDCLEYKTSIKDKPLTRRGLLSIVSSIYDPLGFLSPFILKAKHLMQRLTTLKLGWDDPIPDVEQEIWQQWVKQLSEVEHFKVPRCMIPTSYGAMIEYQLHHFADASEEAYGAVTYLVAKNSDGQVCSSLVFAKSHLAPLKRTTIPRLELMAATVAVKADVLVRRELGLPLKDSVFWTDSMIVLAYIKNEDKRFHTFVANRLSVIHSVSDVKQWHHVNSKENPADDVSRGMSARDLVASQRWIHGPEFILLSEEERSQDPDSDDISDNDPEVKTVKSFTAETRDEVPLAATDKLLNYFSEWYKLKKAVARILQFGKYLQSKAQKKTFDCEKLLTVSDLRDAEQAILKYIQHQSFPEELEVLQRPVRNERESKEQVSRVKKSSSLSKLDPKVFDDGLIHVGGRLQHASVDNKTKHPIILPKMHHVVRLIIRQYHQMSGHSGREHVLSLLRRQYWVISGRVAVKQALRDCVVCKRMSATPTTQKMADLPSDRVQTEKPPFTYVGVDCFGPFMVKQGRSHVKRYGCIFTCLVVRAVHIEILHSLETDSFINGLQRFIARRGQPEVIRSDNGTNFVGAERELRDGIRSWNQQKIQDHLLRKGIDWKFNPPSASHMGGSWERQIRTVRKVLNALLKQQALSDEGLCTLMCLVEAVINGRPLTVVSDDYRDLEPLTPNHLLLLRQSNVLPFDVSEKRDLYSQRRWRQIQYLADVFWRRWIREYLPALQQREKWSTPSRNIAVGDIVLIMDGLPRNQWLMGRITETFSGRDGLVRTAKIKTKSSTLVRPVQKLCLIESTEQEK; encoded by the coding sequence ATGAGTGATGCAGGTCAACCTCGAGATGCTGGTGAGTCATCCACTGTTAGAGAAATGAGGCAGGAAGATGACCAGGATGTTCAGCCTGGAGACTCTGCGAGTCAGTGTGGAAGCCACACAAGTTCTGCTTCATCATCTAAGCTGAGACTGATGGCCCGCAAAGCAGCATTGGCAGCTGAAGCAGCTGCTATGGAGGAACGACAAAATCTAGAACTTGAAGAATTTCGACTTACGCAGCGTAAGTTGAGACTGTCTATGCAAACCAAGCTGCGGATCGCAGAAGCAGAAGAACGCGTGTACCTGGACTTTGAGACCAATAAGTTTGGAGTCAGCTTACCTGAGAAAGAGGATGAAACCTTGCCATACCCCTCAGATAATATGGCAATGAGAACGCCAGAGAACACCGTTCCCAGGTCTTCAGAGACAGCAGTCGCTAGGTCATCAGAGGCAGCTGTTCACACTACAACCTCAAAGCCTGTTGTAGCGAGTGACTCTTCTTGGAATAACAATGGTAAAGGTGATAAGATATCAGCGAATCAGTCCAGGAATGAGAATTCAGATCTCATCAATCTGATGAGGCAAAGTCAGAAGCAGCAACAACATCTCCTTGAAGCAATGCAACTCCCTAAAGCTGAACTGACTTGTTATGAAGGAGATCCATTGGGATTTTGGGAGTTCTGGCGTAGCTTCGAAGACAGTGTGGATGCCACGCTGGTGGAGGACAGGACGAAGTTGACGAGATTGCTTCATTACTGTAAGGGAGAACCTAAGAGATTACTGAGTCCTTGCCTGTTAATGCCTACCATGCAGGGATATTCCACAGCGAAGCATCTTTTACAGGAGCGCTATGGAAATCCAGTCATTATAACAGAGGCCTGGGTGAAGAAGATAACAAATGGGAAGAGCATAGGCCCTCAAGACAGAAATGCACTGAGAGCTCTGGCAGATGATATGAGTGTATGCTTGATGTCTTTTCGGGCCATGGGGTTTGAGCATGAACTCTCACCTCAAAAGGTGCTTCTTCCGATTGCTGAACGACTGCCTTATCATCTGAAGGGAAAATGGCTTAATAGAGTCGGAGTGCTTCGTCGTCAGAACAGGATCCCGGGCTTCGAGGACATGATGTACTTTGTGCAAGAAGCTGCACAAGAAATCAACGACCCTGTCTACGGTGGCCTTATGTCTTCCAAGAGTGATCAACGAAAATCTACAAGTGGTGGAAAACCCAAGGGCTCCTTTTCAACTTCATCAAGTTCCAAGCCTGCGGAACCAGGATGTTTCGAGTGTAAAGGTGACCACAAGCTGTGGGACTGCAAGCAGTTCAAAGACATGATGCCCAAAGATCGTCTTCGGCTTGCAAGAAAGAAAGGACTGTGCTTTAACTGCTTAAGACCAGGTCACATGACTGGAGCATGCAAGAGCAAGATGACTTGCTCCGTTGAAGGCTGCTCTCGAAAGCACAATAAGCTCTTACATACATCGGAACCAGCTGGTGACCAAAATTCAGAGGGTGATGCACAGAATAACAGCGTGGAAGTCGAGGCGTCTTGCAATTCCACAGGGGCCGGCAGGAGGAGTGTGCTACCTATAGTGCCTGTGAGAGTACGAGCAGAAGGCGGCAAACAAGTGCTGAAGACATATGCACTACTTGACTCCGGTTCTACAAGCACGTTCTGTTTGACGAGTCTAGTGAGGCGCCTAGGAGTTAAAGGCGTAAAGGAGAAGCTCCTGCTAACAACTCTCGAGAGGAAAGAAAGTATTGTCCACACTGAAGCTGTAAGTCTTGTAGTGGATACTGGAGACGACAGTAAAAGGGTGAAGCTTCCATGTGTTTATACAAAGGACAGTATCAACGTCAAGGGCATTCACATGGCCAAGTATGAAGAGATTAAAGGATTGACCCACCTTAAAGGTATTAACATCCCTTTGGCAACCGAGGAAGAAGTGGGTCTGATAATCGGCCAAGACGTGCCTGAAGCCTTGTTTCCTTTAGAGATcagaaagggaaaagagggaCCGTACGCAATAAGCACCTGTCTCGGATGGACGCTCCATGGTCCTCTGAACACCacagagaaaaaggaaaaggaaatataTGCCACAAGCACCTTCATCGAAGGAGATCTGTGTCTCGAGAAGCAGTTAGAGAAATTCTGGAAGCTGGAGACTGCTGATCCACTGAAGGAAGAGAGGGGAATGTCCAGAAACGATGTAAAGGCTTTGGCAGAATGGGAGCAAGGCATCTGCACAGAAGACGGCCACTACCAGCTCCCTATCCCCTTCAAAAGGAGACCTCCCAATCTCCAGAATAATCGTTGGTTAGCTCAGAGGAGACTCGAAAGCCTAGGAAGAAAGCTTAACCAAAGTGATGGCCTCCTCCAGAAGTATGCAGACGGCATAACAGATCTCTTGGAAAAAGGTTATGCTGAAGAGGTCAATGAACAGGAAGAAAATAAGAACCAATGTGAATGGTACTTGCCACACCATGCAGTATTCCATCCGCAGAAGCCTGGGAAAGTAAGGATCGTTTTCGATTGTGCGGCTGAATGGAAAGGCTTGTCGCTGAACAAGGTAGTCTACCAGGGACCAGATCTTACCAACAAGCTGATCGGGGTGTTGTTGAGGTTTCGATCAGCTCCTGTGGCCTTGATGGCAGATGTCGAAGCCATGTTTCATCAAGTACGAGTGCCTGCTGCAGACCGAGATGTTCTGAGATTCCTATGGTGGCCAAGAGGTAACATGAAAGAAAACCCCCTAACCTACCGAATGTGTGTTCACTTGTTCGGGGGAACCTGGAGTCCGAGTGTGTGCAGCTATGCTCTCCGAAGGACAGCTGAGGACTTTGAAACTGAATTCAGCCCTGATGTCGCAAGAATTGTGAAGCATAATTTCTACGTGGATGATTGCTTGGTGGCTGTACCTGATGAAGATGCTGCAATTAGAATAGCTACTGAGTTGAGGAGCCTGTTGCAGAAGAAAGGCTTTAGACTTACTAAGTGGATTAGCAATCGAACCAAAGTTCTTCAATCCATCCCAGAGGAAGAGAGGGCTAAGCAAGTCAAAGGCTTAGACTTAAACAGGGAACCACTTCCAGTTGAGAGAGCCTTGGGTATCAACTGGGATGTACAGGAAGACTGTCTGGAGTACAAGACATCGATAAAGGACAAACCTCTGACAAGAAGGGGATTGCTTAGCATCGTATCAAGCATTTATGACCCGCTTGGCTTCTTGAGTCCCTTCATCTTGAAAGCTAAGCATCTGATGCAAAGACTGACGACATTGAAGTTAGGATGGGATGACCCAATTCCAGATGTTGAACAGGAGATTTGGCAACAGTGGGTAAAACAACTTTCTGAGGTAGAACACTTCAAGGTGCCAAGATGTATGATTCCCACAAGCTATGGTGCCATGATTGAGTATCAGCTTCATCATTTCGCTGATGCCTCTGAAGAAGCCTATGGAGCAGTCACCTATCTGGTAGCCAAGAATTCTGATGGACAAGTCTGCAGCAGCCTTGTCTTTGCCAAATCTCACCTCGCTCCTCTAAAAAGGACTACCATACCTCGCCTGGAGCTGATGGCTGCTACTGTTGCGGTGAAGGCTGATGTCTTAGTGAGGAGAGAACTGGGTCTACCACTGAAGGACTCGGTGTTTTGGACTGACAGCATGATTGTATTGGCATACATCAAGAATGAGGACAAACGATTTCACACTTTTGTTGCCAATAGATTGTCAGTGATTCACTCTGTCAGTGATGTAAAGCAGTGGCACCATGTCAACAGTAAGGAGAATCCAGCTGATGATGTAAGCAGAGGCATGAGTGCACGAGATCTGGTAGCTAGCCAAAGATGGATTCATGGACCAGAATTCATACTGCTGTCTGAAGAGGAAAGGAGCCAAGATCCAGATTCAGATGATATATCAGACAATGATCCAGAAGTAAAGACTGTTAAGTCCTTCACTGCCGAAACTAGAGATGAAGTACCACTGGCAGCTACTGACAAACTGTTAAATTACTTTTCGGAGTGGTACAAGCTGAAGAAGGCAGTAGCTAGGATCTTGCAGTTTGGAAAGTATCTGCAGAGTAAAGCACAGAAGAAAACATTTGACTGTGAGAAGCTTCTTACAGTGAGTGACTTGAGAGATGCAGAACAAGCAATTCTGAAGTATATCCAGCATCAGAGCTTTCCTGAAGAACTGGAAGTACTGCAGAGACCTGTaagaaatgaaagagagagcAAAGAACAGGTATCCAGAGTAAAGAAATCTAGCTCTCTTTCCAAGCTGGACCCAAAGGTATTTGATGATGGTCTTATTCATGTAGGTGGACGTCTTCAACATGCATCAGTCGATAATAAGACCAAACATCCCATCATTCTTCCCAAGATGCACCATGTTGTGAGACTGATCATAAGACAATATCATCAGATGTCGGGTCACTCAGGACGAGAACATGTGCTCTCATTACTCAGGAGACAGTACTGGGTAATAAGTGGAAGAGTAGCCGTTAAACAAGCTCTTCGAGACTGTGTGGTGTGCAAGCGGATGTCAGCCACTCCAACCACACAAAAGATGGCTGATCTACCAAGTGACAGAGTGCAAACAGAGAAACCACCATTTACCTATGTTGGTGTTGATTGTTTTGGTCCGTTCATGGTCAAGCAAGGAAGGTCTCATGTCAAACGTTATGGCTGCATTTTTACCTGTTTGGTAGTACGTGCAGTACATATTGAAATATTGCACTCTTTGGAAACGGACTCGTTCATAAATGGACTTCAACGGTTCATAGCACGTCGAGGTCAACCAGAGGTTATCAGAAGTGACAATGGGACGAACTTTGTTGGGGCCGAGCGTGAACTACGTGATGGTATCCGATCTTGGAATCAACAGAAGATCCAGGATCATCTGTTGCGGAAAGGTATAGACTGGAAGTTCAATCCTCCAAGTGCTTCGCACATGGGGGGCTCGTGGGAGAGACAGATCAGAACTGTACGCAAGGTGTTGAACGCTTTACTGAAACAGCAGGCTCTCTCTGATGAGGGCTTGTGTACTCTGATGTGTCTGGTAGAAGCAGTGATCAACGGACGTCCTCTCACTGTGGTCTCTGATGATTACAGGGACCTAGAACCACTAACACCTAACCATCTCTTGCTTCTGCGGCAGAGTAATGTCCTCCCCTTCGACGTGAGTGAGAAGAGAGATCTCTATAGTCAAAGAAGATGGCGGCAGATACAATATTTAGCCGACGTCTTTTGGCGCAGGTGGATTCGCGAA